In Campylobacter showae, the genomic stretch TTGGTCGCAAACGAGGTTTTGGAGCTACTTTCCAAAGAAATTTTACCGTCGGAATTTGAATGCTACATCAAGCAGCTTAAATTTAACGAAAAAAGCTCAAATTCAACGAACGTCGTATTTAACGCGCCAAACGAGATTATCGCCAAATTTATCCAGACCAAATACGCCTCTAAAATCGCTCATCTTTTTGAGGTAAAAACCGGACAAAAGCCCGTGATCAACGTCCAAGCCGCGACAAAAACGCAAAGCAAACCGGCTAAAAAAGTGGACGTAAAAGAGATAAAAGCGCAAAGCAGCCTGCTAAATCCAAGCTACACTTTTGAAAATTTCGTTGTCGGCGACTCGAATCAGTTTGCATTTTTAAGCGCAAAAGCTGTTTCCGAGCAGCTGGGTAAAATTTACAATCCGCTTTTTATCTATGGCCCGACTGGACTTGGCAAAACTCACCTTTTACAATCAGTCGGAAATTTTTGCCTAAACGGCGGTAAAATGGTCATTTGCGTAACAAGTGAGCAGTTTATCACGGACTTTACTTATAACCTCAACAACCACTCGATGGAGCGATTTCGCGAAAAGTACCGAAACTGCGACGTTTTGCTCATCGACGACGTGCAGTTTTTAGGCAAAACGGATAAAATCCAAGAGGAATTTTTCCACACGTTTAACGAGCTTCACGCTAAAAACGGTCAGATCGTAATGACATCAGACCGCCAACCAAAGCTGCTAAAAGGCTTTGAAGATAGGCTAAGAACGCGTTTTGAGTGGGGTATTATCGCCGATATCACACCGCCGGAGCTCGATACTAAAATCGCAATAATCAAGAAAAAATGCGAATTTGATAAAATTTACCTCGACAAAGACGTCATAAACTACATCGCTACAAATATGGGCGATAACATCCGAGAAATCGAAAGCGCGATAATAAATTTAAACGCTTACGCAAGGCTCATGAGACAAGAAATCACGCTAGAATTTGCCAAAAATATCCTGCGCGATCAGATAAAAGAA encodes the following:
- the dnaA gene encoding chromosomal replication initiator protein DnaA — translated: MVANEVLELLSKEILPSEFECYIKQLKFNEKSSNSTNVVFNAPNEIIAKFIQTKYASKIAHLFEVKTGQKPVINVQAATKTQSKPAKKVDVKEIKAQSSLLNPSYTFENFVVGDSNQFAFLSAKAVSEQLGKIYNPLFIYGPTGLGKTHLLQSVGNFCLNGGKMVICVTSEQFITDFTYNLNNHSMERFREKYRNCDVLLIDDVQFLGKTDKIQEEFFHTFNELHAKNGQIVMTSDRQPKLLKGFEDRLRTRFEWGIIADITPPELDTKIAIIKKKCEFDKIYLDKDVINYIATNMGDNIREIESAIINLNAYARLMRQEITLEFAKNILRDQIKEKRENINLENIVEIVSKELNVKPSEMKSKSRSKNIVEARRIVIYLAKNLTPNSMPQIAQFFNMKDHSAVSHSIKKINELIETNEYFKVRVEELKNKILTKE